From the genome of Neomonachus schauinslandi chromosome 5, ASM220157v2, whole genome shotgun sequence, one region includes:
- the BRI3 gene encoding brain protein I3: MDHKPLLQERPPAYNLEAGQGDFACGPHGYGAIPAAPPPPPYPYLVTGIPTHHPRVYNIHSRNVTRYPANSIVVVGGCPVCRVGVLEDSFTFLGIFLAIILFPFGFICCFALRKRRCPNCGANFT; the protein is encoded by the exons ATGGACCACAAGCCCCTGCTGCAGGAGCGGCCGCCCGCCTACAACCTGGAGGCCGGCCAGGGCGACTTCGCGTGCGGCCCGCACGGCTACGGCGCCATCCCCGccgcgcccccgccgccgccctaCCCCTACCTCGTCACAG GGAtacccacccaccaccccaggGTCTACAACATCCACAGTCGAAATGTCACCAGGTACCCTGCCAATTCCATCGTTGTCGTTGGAGGCTGCCCAGTTTGCAG AGTCGGGGTTCTGGAGGACTCCTTCACCTTCCTGGGCATCTTCTTGGCCATCATCTTGTTCCCATTTGGGTTCATCTGCTGTTTTGCCTTGAGGAAGCGAAGATGCCCCAACTGTGGAGCAAACTTCACTTAA